GTGTTGCGCTGGAAGATGCCGCCGTAGCCCGCGAGGGCGGTGACGCCCTCCTGGATGCGGGCGCCGGCGCCGTCGTTGAGGGAGACCAGCGGGGCACCGGCCGCGATGGCCATGTCCATGATCTTGTGGATCTTCTGCGCGTGGGCCTCGCCCAGCGCGCCGCCGAAGATCCGGAAGTCGTGGGCGTAGGTGAAGACGGTGCGGCCGTGCACGGTGCCCCAGCCGACGATCACGCCGTCGGTGTGCGGCTTCTTGGCCTCCAGGCCGAAGCCGGTGGCGCGGTGCCGGCGCAGCGGCTCGACCTCGCGGAAGGAGCCTTCGTCCAGCAGCAGGTCGATCCGCTCACGGGCCGTCAGCTTGCCCTTGGCGTGCTGGGCCTCGGTGGCCTTGTCGCTGGGGCCGCGCAGCACCTGGGCGCGGAGTTCGTGCAGTTCGGCCACTCGCCCCCGGGCGTCGGCCGGGGACCCCGGGATCTCGCCACCGGCGGGCGCCTCGTGCAGAACCGTCATCTCGAACCACTCCAAGTCTGAGGGAACTGTCCGGCGGCGGGCCGCTGTGGCGGGCCGGTCGCTGCGAACACTTCTTCACCTACGACAGTACGAGGGATCATGGCCTCGGCTCGGCGTCGATTCCGTACAAGGTCGGGCGCCAGAAGCTGTCAGGGCTGCACAGAAAGCGGCCCGGCCGAAAGGTCGGCCGGGCCGCGATACTGGGTCCCAGGGGTGCCTGCCGCAGGGGGAAACGCGCAGGTCAGGTGGAGTATTCGGGAGCTTCGGAGGGGCGGTCGCACCGGCTACCGAGGGGTATCCCGGCTCGTAGGGATGCGCCAAAGCAGGTCAGCGCTTGTCGGGGTTCCCCTCGTCGCCCTTGTCGCGCAGTTCCTCCTCGCGGCGGCGCAGGTCGGCCTCCCACTGCTTGAGCAGCTCGGCGTCCCGGTCGCGCTGGTCCTTCTTCAGCGAGGCGAGGAACTCGGGGTTGTCGTCCGGTGCCACCTGGCGGCCGGCCGAGCGGCTCGCGCTCCGGGCCGAGGCCAGGCCGTCGCGCCGCTTGCCGATGGCCAGCCAGGCGATCGAGCCGACCAGCGGGAAGAGCAGCACGACGATCACCCAGATCACCTTGGGCATGTGCTTCACCTCCTGCTCCGGAGTGGTCAGGCAGTCGATGAACGCCCAGATCCAGAGGGCGAGCAGGAGCAGTGGCGGCAGAATCCTCAACACGGTGCGATCTCCCCCGGAGTTACGACAGGTGGGGCCCTCTTGGCGTGGCCAGAGTAGTCCGTATCGGATACTGGCCTGCATGGCATACGACGATCTCCGTTCGTTTCTCCGGGCCCTGGAGCGTGAGGGCGACCTCAAGCGGATCAAGACCGAAGTCGATCCGCACCTGGAGATCGGCGAGATCGTCGACCGGGTGCAGAAGGCCAAGGGCCCCGCGCTGCTGTTCGAGAACGTC
This genomic interval from Kitasatospora gansuensis contains the following:
- a CDS encoding PLD nuclease N-terminal domain-containing protein, which encodes MLRILPPLLLLALWIWAFIDCLTTPEQEVKHMPKVIWVIVVLLFPLVGSIAWLAIGKRRDGLASARSASRSAGRQVAPDDNPEFLASLKKDQRDRDAELLKQWEADLRRREEELRDKGDEGNPDKR